One genomic segment of Kordiimonas sp. SCSIO 12603 includes these proteins:
- a CDS encoding sulfite exporter TauE/SafE family protein, whose amino-acid sequence MMEMIEHLLPLVGAGMVAGFLAGLLGIGGGIVTIPALFIVFDSIGVPIEWRMHASIATSLAIIVATNLSSVRAHHKKGGVEWPIVKDWWWAIAVGAVAGAFFAKTLKTEELIYIFAGLAALLALKMLLPLDKYKLGEDLPSGVFRYLNPGIIGFFSAVMGIGGGSFSVPYLTLYNIPIQKAVGTASLIGLVISVSGGLGYLFGGLNVADLPSGMVGFIHIPSLVIVAIAAVVCAPYGAKVAHAIPKRLLSIAFGLFLVLATVRLLMSV is encoded by the coding sequence ATGATGGAAATGATAGAACATTTGCTCCCACTTGTTGGGGCAGGGATGGTTGCTGGCTTTCTAGCAGGGTTGCTTGGTATCGGTGGTGGAATTGTCACCATTCCAGCTCTCTTTATCGTTTTCGATAGTATTGGTGTGCCTATTGAGTGGCGTATGCATGCGTCAATCGCAACATCACTTGCGATCATTGTCGCAACTAACCTTTCGAGTGTAAGAGCTCACCATAAAAAAGGTGGAGTTGAATGGCCAATTGTTAAAGATTGGTGGTGGGCAATTGCTGTTGGTGCAGTTGCAGGTGCTTTTTTTGCGAAAACACTAAAAACAGAAGAGCTTATTTATATTTTTGCAGGACTAGCCGCTTTGCTTGCTCTCAAAATGTTGTTACCACTGGATAAATACAAACTGGGTGAAGATTTACCTTCTGGTGTATTTCGTTACTTGAATCCAGGGATCATTGGCTTCTTTTCGGCGGTTATGGGAATTGGTGGGGGCAGCTTCTCTGTACCGTATCTTACACTCTATAATATTCCTATCCAGAAGGCCGTTGGAACGGCTTCGCTGATAGGGTTGGTTATTAGTGTTTCTGGTGGTTTGGGATATCTATTTGGTGGGCTAAATGTAGCAGATTTGCCGTCCGGGATGGTTGGTTTTATCCATATTCCATCCCTTGTTATAGTGGCGATAGCGGCTGTGGTGTGTGCACCATATGGGGCCAAAGTTGCTCATGCCATACCAAAAAGACTGTTGAGTATAGCCTTTGGTTTGTTTCTTGTGTTGGCTACCGTCAGATTATTGATGTCCGTTTAA
- a CDS encoding Rieske (2Fe-2S) protein, whose product MTNNNWENLGSLEELLVEDRAVVKLAGKQILIIAADDGLYAIDNRCPHEGYPLKEGSLKEGCILSCNWHGWTFNLKDGVPLMGRDPVRTYPLKVRNGELWLDMTPPSKEEMIRKLEADFEDALNDHDYSRLARTLARGAKAGQPYEAYAVSALRWSEDKIERGFGHAHAGLSDWIDLAGNDDDLRLVAFLEATGHFSWDGLQSRPAKAGLAIEWGIETFRKAIADMNFEMAVGLCEAAFDEGLRFADLKPVFLDQVFKHYSAFGHSAIYVVHAERLIEQLGRSVERGLAIQFVRHLCGAAREDLLPEFRQFASFLNSNWPQENKQALSFSGLSVNAVMGAVVQSDQPYEELWEQLLLAAAENMLSFDVNLQNAIEQPIARNIGWLDFTHAITFARAVYVHATAENKYWRSGLLQMACFVGRNKPFLTETTFDKWKVDDQKLFMAQQKANLFNMDYGEYIYSVHRLKMVCAVECLLDLVSQDTADRLLAALNRYLHSYLRQKAPAREAYQAKFHVERE is encoded by the coding sequence GTGACAAATAACAATTGGGAAAATCTCGGCAGCCTTGAAGAATTATTGGTTGAAGATAGAGCAGTCGTAAAATTAGCGGGTAAGCAGATTTTGATTATAGCTGCCGATGATGGGCTTTATGCCATTGATAATCGGTGCCCACATGAGGGATACCCTCTTAAGGAAGGTTCGCTGAAAGAAGGATGTATTCTTTCCTGTAACTGGCATGGTTGGACTTTTAACCTGAAAGATGGTGTACCTCTTATGGGGCGGGATCCTGTTCGGACATATCCGCTTAAAGTTCGCAATGGAGAGCTTTGGCTTGATATGACACCGCCTTCCAAAGAGGAGATGATCAGGAAACTCGAGGCCGACTTTGAAGACGCTTTGAATGATCATGATTATAGCCGACTAGCTCGGACACTGGCTCGCGGTGCGAAAGCAGGACAGCCATATGAAGCTTACGCTGTTTCAGCGCTCCGGTGGAGTGAAGATAAGATTGAACGAGGGTTTGGCCATGCACACGCTGGACTTTCTGACTGGATTGATTTGGCAGGAAACGATGATGATCTTCGACTGGTAGCATTTCTTGAAGCCACAGGGCATTTTTCCTGGGACGGGTTACAGAGCCGCCCCGCCAAAGCCGGCCTCGCAATCGAATGGGGCATAGAAACTTTCCGCAAAGCAATTGCAGATATGAATTTTGAAATGGCTGTGGGTTTATGTGAGGCTGCTTTTGATGAAGGGTTAAGATTTGCTGATCTAAAGCCGGTTTTCTTAGATCAGGTATTTAAGCATTACTCAGCATTCGGTCATTCAGCTATCTATGTTGTTCATGCTGAACGGTTAATTGAACAACTTGGCAGGAGTGTTGAGCGAGGCTTGGCTATTCAGTTTGTACGTCATCTATGTGGTGCTGCAAGAGAAGATTTATTACCAGAATTCAGACAATTCGCCTCCTTTCTTAATAGCAATTGGCCACAAGAAAATAAGCAGGCATTATCATTTTCAGGATTATCAGTTAATGCGGTTATGGGGGCTGTTGTTCAATCTGATCAACCTTATGAAGAGCTTTGGGAACAGCTTTTGCTAGCTGCCGCAGAAAACATGCTGAGTTTTGATGTAAATTTACAAAATGCAATTGAACAACCTATAGCCCGCAACATTGGTTGGCTTGATTTTACTCATGCGATTACCTTTGCTCGGGCAGTTTATGTTCATGCAACGGCAGAAAATAAATATTGGCGATCAGGGCTTTTGCAGATGGCTTGCTTTGTAGGTAGAAATAAACCTTTTCTTACGGAAACCACATTCGACAAATGGAAAGTGGACGATCAGAAATTATTTATGGCTCAACAAAAAGCCAACCTTTTCAATATGGATTATGGTGAGTACATTTATTCAGTTCACCGATTGAAGATGGTGTGTGCTGTTGAGTGCTTACTTGATCTTGTTTCGCAAGATACGGCCGATAGATTATTGGCGGCACTTAATCGTTACCTACATTCTTATTTGAGGCAGAAAGCGCCCGCGAGAGAAGCATATCAGGCTAAATTTCATGTAGAACGAGAATAA
- a CDS encoding metalloregulator ArsR/SmtB family transcription factor, with protein MSTRETILKELKIKGKARADELSEPLNLTAMAVRQHLYQLQEEGAVECISVASGRGRPAKYWRLTEKSNVYFQDAHRDLSLDLISGIRDVLGGDALLQLLDHRSTKQEKTYKEAMAEADDLSEKLVALAKARSSEGYMADVTTEDGDLLFIENHCPICEAAKSCSGICSQELQLFQKLFEDEAFVERSEHIVAGARRCAYKVSKKN; from the coding sequence ATGAGTACACGCGAAACGATTCTGAAAGAGTTGAAAATCAAGGGAAAAGCGCGCGCTGACGAGCTATCAGAACCGCTGAACTTGACTGCGATGGCAGTCCGCCAACACCTATACCAACTGCAAGAAGAAGGCGCTGTTGAGTGTATTTCTGTCGCGTCTGGTAGAGGGAGGCCCGCGAAATATTGGCGGCTGACAGAGAAATCAAACGTCTATTTTCAAGATGCACACAGGGATCTATCGCTTGATCTGATCTCTGGTATTCGCGATGTACTTGGTGGTGATGCCCTGCTCCAATTGCTGGATCACCGATCAACAAAACAAGAAAAAACTTACAAGGAAGCAATGGCTGAAGCTGATGATCTATCGGAGAAATTAGTTGCCCTCGCGAAAGCGCGATCAAGTGAAGGGTATATGGCTGATGTAACCACAGAAGACGGTGATTTGCTCTTCATTGAAAATCACTGCCCTATCTGTGAAGCAGCCAAGTCCTGCAGTGGTATATGCTCTCAGGAACTTCAGTTATTTCAAAAACTTTTTGAAGATGAAGCTTTTGTCGAAAGATCAGAACATATAGTGGCAGGCGCAAGACGTTGCGCCTACAAAGTATCCAAGAAAAACTAA
- a CDS encoding MerR family transcriptional regulator — MAEDSATGRDKSGKGREAFRTISEVAEYLDLPQHVLRFWESKFAQIKPLKRGGNRRYYRPEDVELITAIKQLLHVDGYTIRGVQKLFKSQGVKATIALAKGENEPLTVDAILEKQEQVSPASMKQPVEQQAKPISSSDDKRISSVLSQLKALRAKLD, encoded by the coding sequence ATGGCTGAAGATTCTGCCACGGGCCGTGATAAAAGCGGCAAGGGGCGTGAAGCCTTTCGTACAATTTCAGAAGTTGCAGAATATTTAGATCTGCCGCAGCATGTGTTGCGGTTTTGGGAAAGCAAGTTCGCTCAAATCAAACCTTTGAAAAGAGGTGGGAACCGACGTTACTATAGGCCGGAAGATGTTGAGCTGATTACTGCTATTAAACAGCTGCTTCATGTGGACGGTTATACTATCCGTGGCGTTCAGAAATTATTTAAAAGTCAGGGTGTTAAGGCAACTATCGCCTTAGCTAAAGGCGAGAATGAGCCACTGACTGTAGATGCTATTCTTGAAAAGCAAGAACAAGTGTCACCCGCATCTATGAAACAACCCGTGGAACAGCAAGCTAAACCAATAAGCTCGTCTGATGATAAACGAATTTCTTCCGTGTTAAGTCAATTAAAGGCATTGCGAGCAAAACTGGATTAG
- a CDS encoding integration host factor subunit alpha, translated as MSNQTLTRADLAESVYEEVGLSRNESADLVESILDEIADSLVKGDNVKISSFGSFLVRSKNGRVGRNPKTGEEVPIEPRRVLVFRPSQVMKDQINSDNS; from the coding sequence ATGTCAAACCAGACACTAACTAGAGCTGATTTAGCTGAATCTGTATATGAAGAAGTGGGTCTTTCCCGTAATGAATCTGCAGACTTGGTAGAGAGCATTTTGGATGAAATTGCGGACTCTTTGGTTAAGGGCGATAATGTGAAGATTTCCTCCTTTGGAAGTTTTCTGGTTCGTTCTAAAAATGGCCGTGTAGGGCGTAACCCAAAAACTGGTGAAGAGGTTCCTATTGAACCACGCCGGGTACTGGTTTTCCGTCCAAGTCAGGTAATGAAAGACCAAATTAACTCAGATAACTCATAG
- the plsX gene encoding phosphate acyltransferase PlsX, with amino-acid sequence MAKTITIAVDAMGGDHAPDMVIEGAAKARTLYPNTKFLMFGDEKAIMPHLSKYPELKKASEIVHTHEIVSSDMKPSQALRKGRKSSMGLAIQAVKDEKADVCISAGNTGALMALAKFMLRTMPGIDRPALISPLPTLRGESVMLDLGANVECDSNNLVQFAIMGAAYVRTVLGLSKPSVALLNVGVEDLKGKDSIKAAADVLKESTHLPMTFTGFVEGNDIANGEVDVVVTDGFTGNVALKTAEGTARLVTDLLGRAFRSSFLTKLGYLLSKHGLRSLKDHLDPNNHNGGVFLGLNGLVMKSHGGANAQGFASALTSAIDMAQNDLTRLISEDLHEIGVEEETKP; translated from the coding sequence GTGGCTAAGACTATTACCATCGCTGTTGATGCAATGGGCGGTGACCATGCCCCTGATATGGTGATTGAAGGTGCCGCGAAAGCGCGTACTTTATATCCGAATACCAAGTTTTTGATGTTTGGTGATGAAAAGGCAATCATGCCACACCTTTCAAAATACCCTGAGCTGAAAAAGGCCAGTGAAATTGTACATACCCATGAGATTGTTTCTTCAGATATGAAGCCTTCACAGGCGCTTCGAAAAGGGCGTAAATCTTCTATGGGGCTTGCTATTCAGGCTGTGAAAGATGAAAAGGCCGATGTTTGTATTTCTGCTGGTAACACTGGTGCATTGATGGCATTAGCCAAGTTTATGCTACGTACTATGCCTGGTATTGATCGTCCCGCACTTATTTCTCCACTTCCTACCTTGCGCGGTGAAAGTGTAATGCTTGATTTGGGCGCGAATGTTGAGTGCGATTCAAATAACCTTGTGCAGTTTGCAATTATGGGGGCCGCTTACGTTCGCACCGTGCTTGGGCTTAGCAAACCATCTGTTGCCCTGCTTAACGTTGGTGTTGAGGATCTGAAAGGCAAAGATAGCATTAAAGCCGCGGCAGATGTACTCAAGGAAAGTACACATCTACCAATGACCTTCACGGGATTTGTTGAAGGTAATGATATTGCAAACGGTGAAGTTGATGTTGTTGTGACAGATGGTTTCACGGGTAACGTGGCGCTTAAAACCGCCGAAGGTACTGCTCGTTTGGTTACTGACCTTTTAGGTCGGGCGTTCCGGTCATCTTTCCTTACAAAGCTTGGTTATTTACTGTCAAAACATGGCTTACGTTCACTTAAAGATCATTTAGACCCCAATAATCATAATGGTGGTGTGTTCCTTGGGTTGAATGGTCTTGTAATGAAAAGCCATGGCGGAGCGAATGCACAAGGTTTTGCATCCGCTTTAACGTCCGCGATTGATATGGCGCAAAATGATCTCACTCGCTTAATCAGTGAGGATTTACATGAGATTGGCGTAGAGGAAGAAACAAAGCCATAA
- a CDS encoding DUF177 domain-containing protein, protein MTKKNNLTLSLKASEIDGNEKSYAIEATGDQKSILVERFNLVSLSTFSAEVTVKSKADMDAVLLEGHIDAELEQACTISLKPVAETVSENFSLLLVSPEMANSMDEDEAYLDVDAPDYDALEGDIVEVGELVAQTLAISMNQYPRAEGVELNVSASANVSVNEAELEKPNPFAALGKLKDQS, encoded by the coding sequence ATGACAAAAAAAAATAACCTGACCCTTTCCCTTAAAGCTTCAGAAATTGATGGCAATGAGAAAAGCTATGCCATTGAAGCAACTGGTGATCAAAAGAGTATTCTTGTTGAACGCTTTAATCTTGTGTCTTTGTCTACTTTTAGTGCTGAAGTTACCGTTAAAAGCAAGGCTGATATGGATGCTGTTCTGCTTGAGGGGCATATCGATGCAGAGTTGGAACAAGCATGTACTATCAGTTTAAAGCCAGTTGCAGAAACTGTATCTGAGAATTTCTCTCTCCTTCTGGTAAGTCCGGAAATGGCAAACAGTATGGATGAAGATGAAGCTTATCTGGATGTGGATGCGCCTGACTATGATGCACTCGAAGGTGATATTGTTGAAGTAGGTGAGCTTGTTGCGCAGACACTGGCAATTTCCATGAATCAATATCCACGTGCTGAAGGCGTAGAATTGAATGTATCTGCGTCTGCGAACGTATCAGTGAATGAAGCTGAGCTGGAGAAGCCGAACCCTTTTGCTGCCCTTGGTAAGCTGAAGGACCAATCTTGA
- a CDS encoding ubiquinol-cytochrome C chaperone family protein, with amino-acid sequence MFKRLFAKKAIKVEAYRVYSELVGQARNAVFYEGYGVEDTIDGRFDMILLHLFLVDHRLEQEGDDYIEFRRFIQEAMVSDLDRSFRELGVGDMSVGKEMKKVGAAWLGRSAAYKAALENEDEERQLDQVVMANIYRDNQDKDVSLMVSYIQRSVETLKNTVVESFETCSFNFPDPTV; translated from the coding sequence ATGTTTAAACGTCTTTTTGCTAAAAAAGCGATCAAAGTTGAAGCTTACCGAGTTTATAGTGAACTTGTTGGCCAGGCGAGAAACGCTGTTTTCTATGAAGGATATGGCGTGGAAGATACGATTGATGGTCGTTTTGATATGATTCTATTACACCTTTTTTTAGTAGATCATAGGCTTGAGCAGGAAGGTGACGATTATATTGAGTTCCGCCGTTTTATTCAGGAAGCAATGGTAAGCGATCTGGATCGCTCCTTCCGTGAGCTGGGCGTGGGCGATATGAGCGTTGGCAAAGAGATGAAAAAGGTAGGTGCTGCATGGCTTGGCCGTAGCGCTGCTTATAAGGCTGCTCTTGAAAATGAAGACGAAGAACGCCAACTAGATCAAGTGGTAATGGCAAACATATATCGAGATAATCAGGATAAAGATGTAAGCTTAATGGTAAGTTATATCCAACGTTCTGTAGAAACGCTAAAGAATACAGTGGTTGAAAGCTTTGAAACCTGTAGCTTTAACTTCCCTGATCCGACTGTTTAA
- a CDS encoding outer membrane protein assembly factor BamE, with protein sequence MTKTAPSSFKKHVTLGFCVAASIAVSACGNARENRGYFFDNELADAIAPGVDNRQSVNSTLGSPTIPALFDDKTWYYVSSRMRVRPIFWPETVDHRVLAITFNDRGVVENVNNFDMSDTRSINPAPGKTPTKGRHLSFFQQLFGTVGTFSGQQGPNGNNGNPTGPNG encoded by the coding sequence ATGACTAAAACAGCACCGAGTTCGTTTAAAAAGCATGTTACGCTAGGCTTCTGCGTAGCAGCCAGTATTGCTGTTTCAGCGTGTGGTAATGCTCGCGAAAATCGTGGTTATTTTTTCGATAATGAATTAGCTGATGCTATTGCACCAGGTGTAGATAACCGCCAGTCTGTGAATTCAACACTTGGCTCACCTACCATTCCCGCGCTTTTTGATGATAAAACTTGGTATTATGTCTCATCCCGCATGCGTGTTCGGCCAATTTTTTGGCCAGAAACAGTAGATCACCGAGTGCTGGCAATTACATTTAATGACCGCGGCGTTGTAGAAAATGTTAACAACTTCGATATGTCTGACACACGCTCAATTAACCCTGCGCCAGGTAAAACACCTACTAAGGGCCGCCACCTAAGTTTCTTCCAACAATTGTTTGGAACCGTGGGCACCTTCAGTGGGCAACAAGGTCCAAACGGTAACAATGGCAACCCTACCGGACCTAACGGTTAA